A region from the Manihot esculenta cultivar AM560-2 chromosome 13, M.esculenta_v8, whole genome shotgun sequence genome encodes:
- the LOC110629593 gene encoding small heat shock protein, chloroplastic → MSQALSNLSLSLPLPSRSSISGSRNFYFLKTNESGFNSSLKAMAADSRENLDHLQRASKHQQQTQPKKRVAPVAPVGLWDRFPTARTVHQMLESMERMMEDPIAYSSGWPSAPQSPINGSGYGGGRTPWEIKEGESAYKMRFDMPGMTKEDVKVWVEEKMLIVKAEKVPKKKSNGGKNGEEEEEEEEEWSAKSYGKYSSRIALPEDIQFENFKAEVKDGVLYITIPKARTTGKILDIHVQ, encoded by the exons ATGTCTCAAGCTTTGTCAAATTTGAGCCTTTCTCTTCCTTTACCTTCAAGAAGCAGCATTTCCGGATCAAGAAACTTCTACTTCCTGAAAACAAATGAGTCAGGCTTTAATTCTTCCCTTAAGGCTATGGCAGCAGATAGCAGAGAAAACCTTGACCATCTGCAGAGAGCCAGCAAGCACCAGCAACAGACTCAACCCAAGAAAAGGGTGGCTCCTGTTGCCCCAGTAG GGCTGTGGGACAGATTCCCAACAGCCAGAACAGTGCATCAGATGCTGGAGTCAATGGAGAGAATGATGGAGGACCCAATTGCATATTCGAGCGGGTGGCCATCAGCACCACAATCACCGATTAATGGAAGTGGCTACGGCGGAGGAAGGACACCATGGGAGATAAAAGAGGGAGAAAGCGCGTACAAAATGCGGTTTGACATGCCTGGAATGACCAAGGAAGATGTGAAGGTGTGGGTTGAAGAGAAGATGCTGATTGTGAAGGCAGAGAAGGTGCCAAAGAAGAAATCAAACGGTGGAAAAAatggggaagaagaagaagaagaagaggaggagtgGTCTGCCAAGAGCTATGGAAAATATAGCAGTAGAATTGCGTTGCCTGAAGACATTCAGTTTGAGAATTTCAAAGCTGAGGTTAAAGATGGAGTCTTGTATATAACCATCCCAAAAGCCAGAACCACTGGCAAGATTCTGGACATCCATGTTCAGTAA